The DNA sequence GGATATTCGCACGCTACACCGATTTGATAGAACCTTTGTCATTGGATGAAGCTTATCTGGATGTCACCAAGAATAAGCAGAATCTGTCGAGTGCGACAATAATTGCCCGAAGAATCCAAAGAGAAGTCTGGCAGGAAACGGGTCTGACCTGCTCGGCCGGGGTTTCCTACAATAAGTTCATCGCAAAGATTGCTTCAGATTTCCGGAAACCGGCGGGCATGACGGTGATTACACCAAACGATGCCGCCCGATTTTTAAAGGGGCTGCCTATCGAAAAGTTTTATGGCGTCGGCAAGAAGACCGTCGAGAAGATGAAGCTGTTGGGCATCCATTCCGGAGAGGATCTGTATCTTTTTGATCAAGGTGAATTGCTTTCGCAATTCGGCAAGCACGGATATATCCTTTATCAACGGGTCAGAGGCATCGACAACAGGACTGTTGAGCCCGAAAGGGAAAGGAAATCAATAGGAAAGGAAAACACCTTCACACGGTTCCTGACCGATGAGGATCAGGTCAGAATGGAACTGAAACAAATCGCTTTGGCTGTCCAAGGAGCTCTTCACACCAGCAAACTGCACGGGCGATCGCTTGTGTTGAAGATCCGCTACGCCGATTTCGATACCATAACCAGAAGGAAGACCCGTATCGAACATTTTTCCCAAGCGGAGGATATTTTCCGGCATGCCTGGGAACTTTGGTTGGACAACGGCACGATCGAACGGCACGTGCGCTTGTTGGGAATTACCGTGACACAGCTCGATCCGATCCATTACGAGAACATTCAGTTGCCCTTATGGGATACGACACATCTGTAGAAGAAATCATTCATTAGTGCATTCATTATAAAGGGGAGATAAAAATCATGTTAGAGTCATTCAGTCAATTAAATCCAGTTATGCAAGCATTCATAGCGGGGTTGTTCACTTGGGGTTGTACCATCATTGGTGCTTCATTCGTGTTTTTCTTCAAATCCGTCAACCGCAAAGTTCTTGATGTCATGAGCGGCTTCGCTGCCGGGGTCATGATAGCGGCATCGTTCTGGTCGTTATTGGCTCCATCCATTTCCCATGCCGAGGAGAACGGCTACGGCGTCTGGGCGTGGGTTCCTGCATCGATCGGCTTTCTGTTGGGTGGGGTATTCCTGCGCATGACCGATAAAATCGTTCCCCATCTGCACTTGGGTGAACCGATGGAAAACCGGGAAGGGCCGCAGACACAAGCTTCCCGAAACCTGTTGTTGTTTCTGGCGATCACGATCCACAACATTCCGGAAGGCTTGGCTGTCGGAGTCGGGTTTGGAGCGGTCGCAGCCGGCATATCCCAAGAAAATACGTTATTGAGCGCCATCGGATTGGCGATCGGTATCGGCATCCAGAACATACCCGAAGGTTCAGCCTTGTCCATGCCGATCCGGGCAGATGGGAACAGCAGACTGAAGGCCTTCAATTACGGCCAGCTCTCTGCCATCGTTGAACCGGTCGCGGCCGTCATCGGGGCAGCCGCTGTTATATCCATGAGCGCGATTTTACCTTACGCGCTCGCGTTCGCAGCCGGAGCCATGATCTTTGTTGTTGTCGAGGAACTGATTCCTGAGTCGCAAACGAACGGCAACAGCGATATTGCTACGATGGGACTTATGGTCGGCTTCACAGTCATGATGATTCTTGACGTTGCGTTAGGATGATGAATAATCCATCAAAAGGTCTTCCATGCGGAAGGCCTTTTGGTGTTGGCGGAACAAAATAATATCGCTCACTTTTCGTTGTACTAATGAACTGTTTCATGATACGATGAACATTGAATAATACAGTTTTTTCTTACAAAGAAAGGGGAGGAACCGCATGAGGATATCTTTTCACGGACAATCTTGCGTATGCATTGAAACAGCTGGACCGAATTGCAGTTCCAATCCACTGCAACACGTTTCCGTTGATCAAACAGGATCCGAATGATTTTTTGTCCCTTCTGGAGGAGGGGGTCGGTCTCATCCTGCAGCCGGGAGATTTCATTTCACTATAATAGAGAAAGCAAGGGAGTACACTATGGCAACGAAACACGAGCAAATCATTCAATACATCGAAACGATGCCGGTCGGAGAAAAGCTTTCCGTCCGCACGATAGCAAAAAATTTGAACATGTCTGAAGGGACGGCTTACCGGGCCATCAAGGATGCCGAAAATATCGGATTGGTTTCAACCATTGAGCGTGTAGGCACGATCCGGATCGAACGCAAGTCGAAAGAGAACATCGAAACGTTGACTTTCGGGCAGATCTGCAAAATCATCGATGGGGATATTTTGGGCGGTAAGAAAGGCTTGGATAAGACTCTGAGCAAATTCATCATCGGTGCAATGCAACGCGAGGCCATGGAGCGATACATTTCGCCCGGCTCACTTATGATTGTGGGTAACCGGAACGATATTCAGGAATTTGCATTGGAGAAGGGGGCTGCAGTCCTGATCACGGGGGGGTTCGATACGGATGAGAGCAACGTCCATTTGGCGGATCAGGTTGAAATGCCGATCCTGCGCACGACCTATGACACCTTTACCGTGGCGACAATGATCAACCGTGCCATGACGGATCAACTGATCAAAAAGGAAATTATGCTGGTGGAAGATATTTACACCCCGATTGATGAGACGAAGTATCTTTCATTGGACGATACCGTCTTCCAGTACCGCAATCTCAATACCGAAAGCACCCACTCGCGTTTCCCGATCGTCAATCATAATATGCGTCTTGTCGGTATCATCACGGCGAAGGACATCCTAGGAAAAGCAGATACGCTTTCGCTTGAGCGGGTAATGACCCGGGATCCGATAGTGGCAAAAACGCACATGAGCGTCGCGAGCGTGGCGCACCGGATGATCTGGGATGGCTTGGAAGTGATGCCGGTGGTGAAAGATAACCTGCAATTGCTCGGCATCATTTCCCGCCAGGATGTCATGAAGGCCATGCAGCTTGCGCAGCGCCAGCCGCAGGTCGGTAATACGATCGAGGACCAAGTCGTAGAAAATCTATCCTTGATCAGTTTGGAAGAAGGCGACAGCTTACCCGCTTACCGTTTCAGGATTACACCGCAAATGACGAACAGTCTTGGGACAGTGTCGTTCGGGGTGCTCAGCGAAGTATTGTCGAGCACGACCAAGAAAATTCTGTATGCGTTGCAGAAACGGAATGCCGTGATTGAGCAGATGGACATCTATCAATTGAAGATGATCCAGATAGACAGCATCATCGAGATACGTTCAAAAATATTGGAGATGGGCAGAAGGTCATCCAAATTGGATGTCGAAGTCTATTTAGAAAATTCACTGGTCAGTAAAGCAATCGTCATTTGCCAACTGATGGAAAAATCCTAGGAGGTCAGCAAGTGGAAAATCCGATTTATGCAGATATAGTCAGTAAGATTCAAGCGTACGCCACCATCATCATCCACCGGCACCTGCGTCCGGATCCGGATGCGCTAGGTTCGCAGAATGGTCTCGCAAGCTTGATCAGGCAAGCCTACCCTGAGAAAGAAGTATTCGTTGTCGGAGAAAATGAAGACAGTCTTTCCTACCTCGGCAGCATGGATACCATTCCGGATGAGTCTTATGAAGGCGCCTTGGTGATCGTCACGGATACCGCAAATCAGCCAAGAGTCAGCGACAAACGTTTTGTCAACGGGGATTATTTAATCAAAATCGATCATCATCCAAACGAAGACCCTTACGGAGATATTTGCCTTGTGGAGACGCAAGCCAGCAGCAGCAGCGAAATCATCGCAAAAATATCCTTTTCAACTGGGGATAAGCTGCCGATGAACGATGCAGCTGCGCGTCTGCTTTACGCCGGTATCGTCGGCGATACGGGCAGGTTCCTTTATCCGGCTACTACGGCAACGACCATGGAGATAGCCTCGAAACTGATGCAATTTGATTTTTCCGCGTCGGATATCAGCCAAATGATGAACACGAATTCATTGAAAACGGCCAATTTATCAGGGTTCGTCCTGCAGAGTTTAACGATCAATGATGTCGGGGTTGCCAGCATCATCCTCTCCCAAGAAATACTTGGGAAATTCGGTGCGGTCGACAGCGATACCGCTCCAGTTGTCCCCTTGCCGGGCACCGTGGAGGGCGTGCTATGCTGGGGGATTTTTGTGGAACAGCCGAACGGCACGTACCGCTGCAGACTGCGCTCAAAAGGTCCGATCATCAATGAGGTCGCCAAACGGCACGGCGGCGGTGGCCATCCGCTTGCGAGCGGAGCGAACGCGAAGAACGAGTCGGAAATAAACGACATCATTTTGGAGTTGGAAGAGTTAGCGATCGAATGGCAGAACACACAGTGATGAAACAAACTTGAATCGAAAAAGGCCGGACAAAAGCGTCGTTTCGCTTTTGTCCGGCCTTTAGTCTTATTCTTTTTCCTGTTTCTCTTTGTAACTTTGACTCCAGTTGAATTCAGTCCACTTGAATCCGTCCTGTTCAAGCAAAGTGTCGCTTTCTTTAGGTCCCATCGAGTGGCTCTCATATGCAAAAAGGGTATCCGTGCAATCTTCTTGGGCATCCCATACTTCGCGGATTTGATCAACGAAGTGCCAGGACTGTGCGACTTCATCCCAGTGGGAAAAGTTTGTCGGATCGCCGTTCAGGCAATCCAATAGGAGGCGTTCATAAGCTTCAGGGCTGTTTGCCTGCGTCTCCTCATCGTAGATGTGGTGCATACGGATATTCTTCATCTCGGTTCCTTGGCCGACCCGTTTTGCGTTAAGCCTCAGGGAGAAGCCTTCCAATGGTGAAACATGGATGGTCAGCACATTCGGTTCAGCGATTTCTTCGACATTTTCTGTCGGGAAGATATTCATCGAGACGTGCTTGAACTGAATGTGAATGTAAGTTTCTTTGGAAGCCATCTGTTTACCGGTCCGGATGTAGAAGGGAACGCCTTTCCAACGGAAATTATCGACTAAAATTTTGCCGGCCACAAAGGTTTCCATCGACGATGCTGGATCGACGTTCGGTTCCTCCCGGTAGGGTTGCAGAGCTTTTGCAGGGTTTCCGGCGTATTGTGCCCGGATAAAGTTGCGGTTGACCTCTTCCGGCGTATTGTACAGACGCAGGGAACGAAGCGCCTTTATTTTCTCGGAACGGATATCTTCGCCTTGCAAAGATAGCGGTGGTTCCATAACCAACAAAGCGACAATCTGAAGGATATGATTTTGCACCATATCGCGCAAAGCACCATTATTATCATAATAAGCGCCGCGTTCTTCCACGCCCACAGTCTCAGATAGGGTGATCTGAACGTTATCGATGTATTTGTTGTTCCACAGCGATTCGAAAATCATATTGGAGAATCGGACAGCAGAGATGTTCTGCACCATTTCTTTGCCCAAATAATGATCGATGCGGAAGATTTGGTTTTCGTCAAACGATTTGCGCAGTTTGGTGTTCAGCGCATCCGCGGATTCGAAGTCGCGACCGAAAGGCTTTTCGATGATCAAACGGTTGAAGCCGTCTTCCGTGATCAGCTTTTGTTCCTTCAGTTTTTCGGCAATGATGCCGAAAAATTCCGGAGACATCGCCAGATAGAAAATGCGGTTCCCTGACAGCGAATACTTGGCATCCAAGGATTCGGACAAGACTTTCAATTTGATGTAGTGTTCCGAGTCGTTGACGTTGTGTGCGATGTAATAGAAGTGGGCTGCGAAAGAAACAGCTTCTTCCTTATTTTCAGTCAAATCTTTGATGGAATCCAGGACCACTTCGCGGAAATGTTCATCGGACCAGTCTCGCCTCGCTGTCCCGATAACGGCAAAATTGTCTTTGATGAATCCTTTTTTATATAAGCGAAATAATGATGGATACAGTTTACGGTGAGCCAAATCACCAGTTGCTCCAAAAATAGTGAACAGAGCAGTATTTTGGGTAATCATTACATGCCCCCCTTTTATTATGATTAGATTTCATTCATTATATGATTATACTATTATCATTTACCCTTGGCAATGAAAGAAAGCGTCTGTTTTCATGTTGGCGGCATCTTTGACGGGGTGCTTTCGTTTGTTCGTGTAATTATATTGCGAATAAATTTACGGGTTCGATTTTCATATTCTTATTTGAAATTAAGGTTTAAACCTTTTGCGTGTGTTATAATGGTAAGGCATAAAATACGCAGAAGAAAAACAAGAGGTGTAAACGTGGAATTTAAAGACTTTCAATTGAAGCCATTTTTGCTGGAAGCAATCAGCAAATTGAATTTCAAAGAACCGACCGATATCCAAAAACAAATTATCCCGATCATTCGGACCGGCAAGAGCGTGATTGGCCAATCACAGACAGGAACAGGGAAAAGCCATAGTTTCTTGCTGCCCTTGCTTGATGCTATCGATCCTTCAAAAAATGAAGTACAAGTTGTCATCACTTCGCCCAGCCGTGAGTTAGCTGAACAATTGTACCAAACAGCCAGTCAACTGGTCGCAAACGCCCCCGAGGAAATCCGTATCGTCATCTATGTTGGCGGCACAGACAAGAAACGCCAAATGTCGAAACTGGTCAACAACCAACCGCATATCGTCATCGGGACTCCCGGCAGGATCCTCGATCTGGTCAACGAGCAGGCACTGAAGATCCATACCGCAACCAAGATGGTCATCGACGAGGCAGACATGACGCTGGACCTAGGCTTCCTGCATGATGTCGATCAGATTGCCGGCCGCTTGCCGGAGAAACTCCAGATGCTGGTGTTCTCCGCTACGATTCCAGAGAAACTGAAGGGGTTCTTGAAGAAATACGTCGAAAACCCTGTCGTTGTCCAACTGAAACCGGAACATATCATTGCACCTGCAATCGATAACCTTTTGCTGTCAACTAAAGGACAAGCAAAAATTGATGTTCTCTACCAAGTGTTGACGATGGGGGAACCGTATCTGGCATTGATTTTTGCCAACACGAAACAAAATGCCGAGGAAATCGCTGACGGACTGAGACAACGAGGCATTCAGCCTGCGGTCCTGCATGGCGATGTGCCGGCTCGCGAACGCAAACGCATCATGAGAAGAGTCCATAATCTGGAGTATCAATTCATGGTGGCTACCGATTTGGCGGCACGCGGCATCGATATCGAAGGCGTTTCACACGTCATCAACTATGAATTGCCGAAGGATATGGAATTCTTCGTTCACCGTACGGGCAGAACGGGACGCAGCAACCTAAAAGGAACTGCGATCACTTTGTACGCACCGGGTGAAGAGAAAGCGATCGACGAACTGGAGAAATACGGTATTGTTTTCAAACCAGTAACCATTGAGAAAGGTCAGTTGGTCGAAACTTACGAAAGAAAACGCCGTGAGATGAGAAACGCTCCGAGCCAATTGGAACCCGATCACCGCATCCGCGGAATGGTGAACAAGGCCAAGAAACAAGTGAAGCCTGGCTATAAACGCAAATTGAAAGAAAATATCGCCAGCCAGCAGAAACGCAAAAGAAGAGCAAGCAAAACCCGCAACCACGGGTAAACAATACAAAACAAAGAGGACGCAGCATATGATCGAAAGATCATCTTGCTGCGTCCTCTTTTTCGGCAGGAACAAGACATTGCCGAAAAGTTTCGGCTTTTCTGCTAGTCCTTAAGGGCTTTGTAGAAATAGAAAATACCGATGAGCGCTATCGCTTCATCCTGGATCATCGGGTAGAGCCCGAAGCCGTTCAAGAGGCTGAAAAACAGCACCGGGACGACGGAGGCTACTAGCGCCATCTTTAGGATTTCGCGGAAAGGGAGTTTCTTCCGCATAAATCCTGTCAATACATTCGCGAACAGCGCGATTATCAACAGCGTCAGAAGTACACTGAACGAAGAAATGAAAAGGCTGAACAAAAGCATGATTACGCCGGAAAAAAGCTGATCGCTCGAAAAATTGCGCAGCAACTTCTTGAACGACGCGTCCGTAATGTTATCAGCCTGCTCATATGGCAACCTGAACGGGACATCTTGAGCGTAAAGGGTGAAGGCATCCTTTGAAAAGACGAGGCTCAAAATCAGATCAGGTGATGACATTTCTTTTTCGAGTTCTCTCTGCGTGTATACTTCCTGGCTATCGAAAGCCAACAGGACCGTGTCGGTTTTATGGATGAAACCTTTTTCCGTGGGATTCTCCAACAGTAAGGCGCTGTCCGCAATAGTGAATGAAGGTATTTTGTCTGCTATCACACCCGCATCCGCCGAAAATTTTTGCAAGGTGGCATACCCATCCAGAAACAGGGGGATGCTGACGGCAAGCGAAAGCAAGAAGAAGAGCAAAAAGGCCGAGCCCTTTTTTAAAGTTTTGGCACCCAGTAATTGTTTTGGCTCCATAAAACTATCTTTGACTAAACTGACGATTGAGATTGTGATCACCGCTTTCTGCATCATACTTACCCAGTCTATCGAAAATGGATGCATTTAGCAATCAAAAATTGCTACGGCTTCGAGGCATTATTTTTGATAAAGTAAGCAATTGATGATACAGTGAAATCAGTCAGAAATCACTAAACTATTTTAGGAGGAATTTAACATGGCTTTTACATTACCGGCACTACCTTATGCGTACGACGCTTTGACACCATATATCGATGAGGAAACGATGCACTTGCATCATGAGAAACACCACAACGCTTACATCACAAACGTGAATGCAGCATTGGAGAAACATCCTGAATTAGCTGACAAAACAATCGAGGAATTATTGGCTGATTTGAACAGCATTCCGGAGGACATCCGCACTGCTGTCCGCAACAATGGCGGTGGACATGCGAACCACAGCTTATTCTGGACAGTTTTGGCACCTAATGCGGGCGGAGAGCCTACAGGAGTTGTCAAGGATGGAATCGAAGAAGCGTTCGGCAGTTTTGATGCCATGAAAGAAAAATTCTCTGCAGCCGCTGCAGGCCGTTTCGGATCCGGCTGGGCTTGGCTCGTAGTTTCCGACGGCAAATTGGAAATCACCTCCACACCAAACCAAGATTCACCGATCAGTGAAGGCAAAACGCCGATTTTAGGCCTTGACGTATGGGAGCATGCTTATTACTTGAATTACAAGAACGTGCGTCCTGAGTACATCAAAGCATTCTGGAACCTTGTGAACTGGGATGAAGTCAACCGTCGTTTAGCGGCTGCAAAATAAGCAACAAAGTTATTGCAATCCACTTAAAGGATTCAGGGCACCCGCTCTGAATCCTTTTTTTCTTGCTGTCATAATATTGTGATGAACGATGAACTGCAGTTTGCGGACTTCCCAAGTACGATTATTTTACTTTCCGGATGCTATCGATTAATATATATCTTGTAAGATGTATTTAATCAATGTGGGTAATTTGGAAAGGAGACGGTGTCGGGATGGAGGAATCTATTTTTGAAAGGCCGCTGGAGGATCAGCTTTGTTTCGAAGTTTATCGGGCAGCGAATAGTTTCGGCAAAATGTATAACCGCGCTTTGAAAGATTTCCAATTGACATTCCCGCAATATCTTGTCCTGTTGGCTTTGTGGGACGATGACAACATTTTGATCAAGCATATCGGGGAGCGGTTAGGGATGGGGATCGGAACGTTGAACCCCATATTGAACCGCCTCGAGAAACAGGGGTGGCTCACAAAGGAACCGTCCCTTCTGGACAAGCGCGCAACGATCATTTCCTTGAGTGAAAAAGGCGTCAATTCTAAAAAAGCAATCCATTTTGCTATTTTGTCCGAAGTGAATGCCTGTAACCTCGAAGGCATCGATGGCTTGTTCCTGATGAAGCAGTTAAAACTGCTGAACAACGCGATGACTCAGACAGATTCCGGGGCTGGCTAGAACTGGCCCCTATTTGAGGCAGCATGCTATTTTTCATCAAAAATAGCAGCAACAAAACAAATAAAGGAGTTGAAAAGATGTTTTTAGCTTGGAAAGAGATTAAACATTCAAAAACAAGGTTTTCGTTGATCATCGGCGTCATGGTGCTGGTGTCCTATTTAGTGTTCTTTTTGGTTGGCCTTGCCTATGGTTTGGCCCAGGACAATCGGACCAGTGTAGATAAATGGGATGCGGACGGCATCATTCTGACGGACGAGTCGAATACGAACATCAATATGTCCATGATGCCAAAAGGCTCAATCAGTGCGGTGGATGCTGACGAAGCGGCTGTAATCGGAATAGCCCCTAATGTCATCCGAAAAAAAGGGACGGCAGGGGACGATGCAAAAATAAATACAACTTTTTTCGGGATCGAACCGGATCAATTTCTGATGCCTGAAGTAATCGAAGGAAAAGCTTTCAAAAATGATGACGAAGTCGTTGCAGACATCAGCCTGAAGGAAGAGGAGGGCATAGTCATAGGGGACGTTCTTCAGTTGGCAGGATCGGACAAGGAAGTGGAAGTGGTCGGATTCACTGAAGATGCCAAATTCAGTGTCGCACCGGTTTTGTATACGACTGTCTCCTCTTATCAGGATGTGCGTTTTGAACAGATTGACGAGTCCGATGAGGGGCGCATCAGTGCTATAGTAGTGCGAGGAAGCGATGATACGATCGAAGGGGTGGACACTGGAAACGAAGATCTGAAAGTATATCCGATCGCGGATTACATCAATGAAATTCCGGGATACACTGCTCAGGTGTTGACATTCGGTTTGATGATCGGCTTTTTGGTCGTCATTGCGGCCGTAGTGATCGGCATTTTCATCTATGTCCTTACCATGCAGAAAACCAGCATGTTCGGCGTCATGAAGGCGCAAGGAATTTCAAGCGGCTATATCGCCAAATCAGTCGTCATCCAAACATTCCTGTTGGCGGCAATCGGAGTCGGCATCGGGTTGCTGTTGACGGGAGCGACAGCGCTAGTCCTGCCGCCTGCTGTGCCGTATCAGACGAACTTGTATTTTCTGAGCGGCATAGCTGCTCTGTTGGTCATCATGGCCATGATCGGCGGCGTGTTTTCCGTCAGAGCGGTTGTTAAAATAGACCCACTAAAGGCAATCGGATAGGAGAGACAGTAAATGAAATTAATCGAAATGATAGACGTTTCCCGGTCATTCGGCGAAGGTGAACTCAAGATAGATGCGCTCAAAAAAACGAACATAGCCATAGAGGCCGGTGAGTTTGTTGCCGTAATCGGGCCGAGTGGATCAGGAAAGAGTACTTTCTTGACCATCACAGGGGGGCTGCAGACCCCTTCTTCTGGAAAGGTTTTGATAAATGGGAAGCCATTCAGCGAAGTAACCGAGAAAAAACGCGCCAAACTAAGATTTGAAGAGATCGGGTTTATTCTGCAAGCCTCGAATCTGGTCCCTTTTTTGACGGTCCAGGATCAGCTGCATTTGGCGAACAAAGTGGAACGAAGTAAAGTGGACAAACAAAAACGGGATGAATTATTGAAAGAATTGGGTATCTTCGATTTGAAAAATAAATTTCCGAGTGACCTCTCCGGCGGTCAAAGGCAAAGGGTCGCCATAGCGAGAGCTCTGTACCATGATCCGTCAGTTATCCTTGCCGATGAACCAACCGCCAGTCTGGACACTCAGAAGGCATTTGAAGTGGTGGAAATCCTTGCCCGAGAAACAAAATTAAAGAAAAAAGCGACCATCATGGTCACGCATGATGAGCGCCTGATAGATTACTGCGATAAAGTCTTTGTGATGAAAGACGGCATCTTGTCTGAAAGAATCGGCGGCTGAAACAGCAACGGAATGGAGGAAGAAAAGATGGACAGCATCAAATTGTATTTCCTGACATTTTTTGTGTTCTTTTTAGTGGATATTGTTTGGTTGGGAGTGCTATCGAAAAATATTTACAGCAAGTACTTGGGGCATCTCATGGCCCCGAATGTGAACTGGTTGGCGGCGATAATCTTTTATCTCTTGTTCATAGGCGGCCTCGTATTTTTTGTGGTCCATCCGGCCCTTTTGAAAGAAAGTCTGCAATATGCCATTTTGGCTGGCGGTTTTTTCGGATTGATTGCGTACGCGACGTATGACTTGACCAATCTGGCTACTTTAAAGGATTGGCCGCTCACGATCACCCTGATCGATTTGGCCTGGGGAACTTTTTTGAATGCCGCTACAGCTGGAATCACGTACATTGCGGCCCAAAGATTTCTCTGAAAAATGAAAAAAGACTTAGATGCGGATGGAGGAAGAACGATGAACATTTCAACATTGGATAGCGAGAGGCTTTACAATTCTTTTGTGTCAGGTGCACAGGAAGTCATAAAGAACAAAAACAGCCTGAATGAAATCAATGTATTTCCGGTCGCTGACGGAGATACCGGCAGCAACCTTTCTTCGACCATGCATGCGATCATCGTGGAGGCGAAAATCTCCGGATCCGTCAAGGAAACGATGAACAGCATAGCCGATGCCGCATTGACGGGTGCCAGGGGCAATTCCGGCATCATCATTGCCCAATACATCAATGGGATTTTTCTCAGCCTGATGGATGAGGAAACGATAACCATTCCTTCGTTTGCGGAAACGGTCAAAAATGCGGTTCCTTATGCCTATCAGGCTATTTCCAATCCGGTGGAAGGAACAATCATCACTGTCATCCGTGAATGGGCGGATGCGGTATACAGCCATAAAGATCTTTCGGCTACCTTCTCCGAATTGTTTTCAAAATCGCTGATCACGGCCAACAAATCTTTGGAGGCGACGACATCGCGTTTGAAAGTGCTCCAGGATTCGAAAGTCGTCGATTCCGGCGCGAAGGGGTTTGTCTACTTTCTGCAAGGATTTGCAACGTTTTTGCACACCGGAAAGCTGGATGTGGAGGTCAGCGATGAATCGGAAGACCTTGCTTTCAATGAGGAACTGATCCATAGCCAAGGTGAGATACGCCATCGCTATTGTACCGAAGCGCTGTTGTCCGCGGATTCGATAGATCTGGAAGCGTTAAGAGCGGAACTGGAACGCTACGGGGATTCCTTGATCGTGGCAGGCAACAACCACAAAGCCAGGATCCATATCCATGCCAATGCGCCGGAGCAAGTATTCCAGGTTTTGCGCAAAAAAGGCGTCATTCTGCAGCAGAAGGCGGACGATATGATCAGGCAGAACGAGTCGGCCTTTGACCGGAAATATGACATTGCACTGATTACGGACTCGATTGCAGACGTTCCGCAGGCGATACTCGACCGTTATCAAGTGCATATGTTGCCGCTCAACCTGAATTTTGATGACACTTCCTATCTCGATAAGGTGACGATGACCCCTGAACTTTTCTACCCCCTCTTGGAAGAAGCCATCGAATACCCGAAAAGTTCGCAGCCGAATCCGCTTATTGTCGAGAAATATCTGGAAACGGTGCTCTCCCATTACGATCAGGTCATCATTGTGACTGTCGCGAAAGAGCAGAGCGGAACCAACAGTGTGTTCCGGAATGCGGTAACCAAAAAGCTGCACGAAGGAAAAAAAATCGCCGTGATCGATTCAAAACGGAATTCCGGGGCGGAAGGGTTGCTTGTCATGAAAGCTGCGGAAATGATCGCCGCAGAAACACCTTTCGATGAAATCGTCGCAGCGATTGAACGCTTGAGGGACCGGACAAATATCTTCGTCAGCGTCAACAACCTGAAATACATGGTGAGGTCCGGACGTCTAAGTAAAGTTTCAGGGATGGCAGCGATGTCGATCAATCTCAAGCCTGTCGTATCCATCGATGCGCAAGGCAAAGGTTCGATCGCCGAGAAGGCATTCAGCGAAAAAG is a window from the uncultured Trichococcus sp. genome containing:
- a CDS encoding DegV family protein translates to MNISTLDSERLYNSFVSGAQEVIKNKNSLNEINVFPVADGDTGSNLSSTMHAIIVEAKISGSVKETMNSIADAALTGARGNSGIIIAQYINGIFLSLMDEETITIPSFAETVKNAVPYAYQAISNPVEGTIITVIREWADAVYSHKDLSATFSELFSKSLITANKSLEATTSRLKVLQDSKVVDSGAKGFVYFLQGFATFLHTGKLDVEVSDESEDLAFNEELIHSQGEIRHRYCTEALLSADSIDLEALRAELERYGDSLIVAGNNHKARIHIHANAPEQVFQVLRKKGVILQQKADDMIRQNESAFDRKYDIALITDSIADVPQAILDRYQVHMLPLNLNFDDTSYLDKVTMTPELFYPLLEEAIEYPKSSQPNPLIVEKYLETVLSHYDQVIIVTVAKEQSGTNSVFRNAVTKKLHEGKKIAVIDSKRNSGAEGLLVMKAAEMIAAETPFDEIVAAIERLRDRTNIFVSVNNLKYMVRSGRLSKVSGMAAMSINLKPVVSIDAQGKGSIAEKAFSEKGNEKKLFRLLEKVNAQEKVSRYAIVHANNPEKAESYRKRSVTLLGKEPEYIMNISTIVGMSAGVGTVAISYMCEEES